The Deinococcus sp. YIM 134068 sequence TCGTGCAGGGCGACGGCGCGCGAGCGGATGCCGCCGACCGGGAACACGTCCCCATGGCGCATCAGGACGGCGTGGATGACCTCCAGGAGCGTGGGAATGTCCGTCTCGCCCGTGAGGTTGTCGGTGTACTCGATGATGACGTGCGGCAAAGGGAACCTCCGGGAGTTACTGTCGCACGCCTTCCTCGGCGACGAGGGGTTCGGCGCTCTCGTCCTCCAGGCGCACGTCGTTCTCCAGCGCCCCCAGCCCGTCAATCTCCAGGCGCATCACGTCGCCGGGGTGGACGTGCGAGACGCCCTTCGGGGTGCCGGTCAGGATCACGTCCCCGGCCTCCAGCGTCATGAAGCGGGACATGAACTCGATCAGCTCGGGTCCCTTCAGGATCATGTCGCGGGTGGACCCCTCCTGCCGCAGTTCGCCGTTGACGTACGCGCGCAGGCCGAGGTCGTACGGGTCGGGCACCTCGTCCGGCGTCACGAGGTAGGGGCCGAGCGGCCCGAAGGTGTCCCAGCCTTTGGCGCGCATGGGCGGTCGGTAGTAGTTCGAGACGTAATCGCGCACGACCAGATCGTTGGCGATGGTGTACCCGCCGATGTAGTCCGCCGCGTCCCCCGCCCTCACGCGCCGGGCGTTGCGACCGATGACGAGGCCGAGTTCGACCTCGTAATGCATGAATTTCGCGCCGCGCGGATACTCGACCGTCCCACGGTGCGGCAGCAGACTGGTGTTCGGCTTGAGGAACATCACGGGTTCCTCGGGCTGCTTGAAGCCGAGTTCCGCCACGTGGTCGGCGTAGTTCAGGGCGAGCGCGATGACCTTGCCGGGCGTGACGGGCAACAGAAACTGCACCTCGCCCGGAGGGTGGCCCTCGCCCGCCGCGTCGATGAGGAGGCCATCACGCAGGACGCCCTGGTGCTGGCGTCCGCGCGAGAGGAAACGGGCGGTCTTCACGGAGGACCTCGGAGGGGGGACATGCGGGCCATCAGATCACATGCACCGGGAGGCCCCGCAACTCGCCCTCCTGCGGCGTGACCCAGCCGCCGCCGAAGGCCTCCAGCAGCGACCCTTCCTCGAACCAGCTCCGGGGGGTCCTGGCCCCCCACAGGGTCTGCCGCCGGGGGTCGTCGAGGGACCAGCGGATCGGCTCGAAGTCGGGATCCACCGTCACGTAGTCCGAGGTGTACAGCTCGATGCGGTGGCCGTCCGGGTCGCGGATGTACAGGAAAAAGGCGTTGGAGACGCCGTGGCGACCGGGGCCGCGCTCAATGTGGTCGGGCATCCGCGCCCCCGCCAGGATGTCGCAGGTGCGGATGATGCTCTGCATGTCGGGCATCCAGTACGCGAAGTGGTGGAGCCTCGGCCCCGCCCCGTTCGTCAGCGCGAGGTCGTGGACGCTCCCCCGGCGCTGAATCCAGGCGGCCCAGACCCTGCCGTGTTCGTCCTCGGTGTACTCGCTCAGCCGGAAGCCGAGGTGGTCCATGTACCAGCGCATCACGCCCTCCACGTCGGGCGTCATCACGTTGATGTGGTCGATGCGTTGCAGCCCGGCCCCCCGGTGCAGGTGGTAGTCCTGAAGCAGCCAGCGGTGCTTGACCGACTCCGCGTAGAAGGCGACGGGCACGCCGTGAGGGTCCTGAAAGCGCAGCAGTCGGGGGCGGTCCACCTCCGTCTCCCAGCGGTGGGGGAGACCCTGGGAGTCGAGCAATTCCGCGAGGGCGTCGAGGTCGGCGGGCGTGCCCACCCGGTAGGCGAGGTGCTTCACGCCCGCCTCCGGGGCGAGTTCGAGCTTCAGCGTCCACTCGCGGTCCTCGTTGGCCCGGAGGTACAGGGCACCCCCCGTCTCGTGCAGGACGTTCAGGCCGAGCAGGTCCACGTAGAAGCGCCGGGAGCGTTCCAGATCGGTGACGTAGAAGACCCCGTGGGCGATGCGGACGATGTTCGGCTGCATCTCAGTCCGCCGCCACGGCCTGCCGCTGGTGCAGGAACTGCCGGATGCGCTCCACGTACGGCCCCTTGTCGTACACCTCGTACAGGGCGCTGGACATGCGGATGGGGTCGCCGAAGAAGTGCTTCTCGTACAGGTTCTGCCGCGCGCCGAAGCTACTGAGCGTCAGGTCCCAGGCGAGGCGGAAGAGGCGCAGGCGGTCCCCCGCGCTCGCGTTCGTCGCCTGAAGGTGCTTCTCGATGAAGTGCCCCAGCGGCCCCTCGCGGTCGGCCTTGCCCGGCATCATGATGATGCCCGACGCGCCGAGGAGCTGGATGATCTCGTTCAGGCGCGGGTAGATCGCCGGGTAGTAGTTGCGGGCGGCGTCCAGCGGTCCGCGCGCCGGGGTCATCACGCCGTACCTGTTCAGCTCCGCGCCCTCCACGGCGGCCACCTGAAGCGCCCTCATGATCTCCAGCGTGACGATGATCTCGGAGACCTTTTGCTGCACGTGCTGAAATTGCCCGCTGCCCACCGTCTCCACGATGCTCTGCGCGATGCCGAGGAACGCCTCCGTCTTGGAGACCTTCTGGTTCACGACCTGATAGGCCATGTGGAGCACGGCGTCCGTCTTGCTGTACGCCTGGTTGGCGAGCGTCATGTCGTACATCAGGAACACGCGCTCCCACGGCACGAGCACGTCGTCGAAGATCACGAAGGCGTCCTGCTCGTCGAAGCGGCTCGACAGCGGGTGGTCCTCCACGTCCCGCCCCAGGTCGAAGGGTTCGCGGCACTGGAAGTACAGCCCCGGCGCGTTCGTCGGCAGGCCGAAGCCCATCGCGTAGCGGCTCTTGTCGCCGTTCTCCTTGATCACCGTGGACGGGAAGATGAGAATCTCATCGGCGATGGGCAGCGTGGCGAGCATCCGGGCACCGCGCACGATCACGCCCGCCTCCGTCTCCTCGACGATGCCCATGGCGATGTAAGGGTCGGGCAGCTCGGACGCCTGCTTGGAGCGGTTGACCTGCGGGTTGGTCAGCGCGTGGGTGAGGCACAGGTCGTTCTCGCGCACGTACTCGTAATAGCGGCGCATGTTCTCGCTGAAGTTGCGCCCGGAGCCGGGTGCGCCGCTGCTCTCGCACAGGTCGAAGTAGTCGCTCGCCATGCCCGCCGCCATGACGTTGGTGTTCATGTAGTCCGGCGCGCGGCCCAGCGTGCCCAGCGAGAAGTTGGCGCGGAGGCGGTGCGCCTCCCCGATCTTCCGCAGGTCGTCCTTCGTGCGCGGCACCATGAAGGAGGTGGCGTACCGCCCACCCTTCTCCTCGTACGTCAGCACGTCCCGGAGGCGGGGGTCGTGCTGGAGGTCGTACAGCTCTGCGAGGGAGTGGGCGATGTTGCGGGTGGCGGGGTGGGTGGTGGGGTCCTCGACGCGTGCGCCGTCCACGTACAGGTTGGGGGGGTTCTGGCGCAGACGGTCGAGGAACTGTTGTCCGGTTCGGGCAGTCATGTGCGGACTCCTTTCAGGGTGTGAAGTGAGGACGGAGGTGGAAGATCGGCGAGCGGTGCTCGCCACCCCTCTCCCAACCCTCTCCCGCAAGGGGAGAGGGCTTTAAGCTGCTCGCGTGGATAGGTTCTCGCGCCGGGACGGCAGGGAGAGGGCGCGTGACTTGCGGGTACGGGGGACGCCGCAGGAGGTGTTGCTGTGGCAGCACTTGCGAGCTGGTCGCATGCTGGGCGTGAAGTTCAAGCGTCAACAACCACTCGGTTTCTACATCGTCGATTTTGTGGCGCTGGAGCGAGGGCTGGTGGTTGAACTCGACGGCGGCCACCACGCAGGAAGTGAGTACGACGCCGTGCGAGATGCGGAACTCCGCGCCAGGGGCTTCACCGTCTTGCGGTTCTGGAACAACGAAGTGACGGACAATCTGGAGGGTGTGCTGGCGCGAATCGTCGAGGCCCTGGGATAGCCCTCTCCCCTTGCGGGAGAGGGTTGGGAGAGGGGTGTCAGCCAAAGGCTGACCTTCACCGCTCCTCACTCCGCCAACCCCTTGTCCGCCCCGTCCCGCCCCGGCTGTCCCTCGCCCACCCCGAGCCGCGCGGCCCGGTGCCCGCTCAGGTTCACGGCGACGTTCTTCGTCTCCATGTAGAAGTCGAAGGAGTAGTCCCCGCCGTCGCGCCCGATGCCGCTGGCCTTCATGCCGCCGAAGGGGGTGGGGAGGTGGCGGACGTTCTCCGAGTTGATCCAGATCATCCCCACGTCCAGCCCCCCCGCGAAGGTGTGCGCGCGGGTGAGGTCGTTCGTCCAGAGGTACGCGGCGAGGCCGTACTTCACGTCGTTGGCGACATACAGCGCCTCCTCCTCCGTGTCGAAGGGGATGACGGTCAGGACCGGCCCGAAGATTTCCTCCTGCGCGACCCGCATCCCGGAACGGGCGTTGGTGATCAGGGTGGGCCGCACGTAGTTGCCCGTCGTGCCGATGCGCTCGCCGCCCACCGCCACCGTCGCCCCATCCTGCCGCGCGATGTCGAAGTACGAGCAGACCTTCTCGAACTGCCGGGGATGGACGAGCGGGCCGACCTCGGTGGCGGGATCGAGGGGATCGCCGACACGGATATTGGCGACACGCTCGGCGAGCTTCGCCACGAACCCGTCGTGGACGGACCGCTCCACGAGCAGGCGGCTGGAGGAGGTGCAACGCTGCCCATTGAGGCTATAGAGCATGAAGATCACGGCGTCGAGGGCGCGGTCGAGGTCCGCGTCGGCGAAGACAACGACCGGATTCTTCCCACCGAGTTCGAGGTGAACGCGTTTGAGGGTGTCGGCACTCTGCCTCTGGATCAGGCTGCCGGTGCTGCTCTCGCCGATGAAGGCGATGGCCTTGATGTGCGGGTGCTCGGTCAAGGCCCTCCCCGCCGTCTCCCCGAGGCCGTGGACGAGGTTGACCACGCCGCCCGGAATCCCCGCCTCGTGCATGATCTCCGCGAGCAGCGTCGCCGTGACCGGACTCCACTCGGCGGGCTTGTGGACGACCGTGCATCCGGCGGCGAGGGCCGGGGCGATCTTCCAGGTGGAGAGCATGAAGGGCGTGTTCCAGGGGGTGATGACGCCGACCGGACCGACCGGCTGACGCAGGGTGTAGTTCAGGAAGCCCTCGGCGGGGAGGCTTTGCCCGTCCTGCGCGGCCTCCGCCCGGTCCGCGAAGAAGCGGAAGTTCTCGGCGGCGCGCGTGGCGGCGGCCTTCATGAAGCGGATGGGCTGCCCGGTGTCCAGGCTCTCCAGCAGGGCGATTTCCTCGGCGCGGTCCTCGATGAGCGCGGCGACGCGGTACAGGAGCTTGCGGCGGGCCTTGCCGCTGAGGGCGCGCCACGCGGGAAAGGCGTCCCAGGCGGCCTGAGCGGCCCGGTCCACGTCGGTCGCGTCTCCGCTGGCCGCGCGGGTGAGCCGGCTGTTGTCGGTGGGCGTGTGGACCTCGAACGTCTCCCCGCTCGCGGCGTCCACCCACCCCCCGCCGATGAAGTGCCGCAGAGGGTGTTGCCGCAGGCGCTGCCTCAGCGTCTCGTGCGTGGGAGCGGGCGGGGATAGGGTCATGGAACCTCCGGGAAGAGGGGGCGCGAATGCTGGAGCAGGACCGCTCAGGAAGGGCGGGCACCGGGGGAGGCGCGGGGAATGGGGCCAGGGCTGG is a genomic window containing:
- a CDS encoding fumarylacetoacetate hydrolase family protein; amino-acid sequence: MKTARFLSRGRQHQGVLRDGLLIDAAGEGHPPGEVQFLLPVTPGKVIALALNYADHVAELGFKQPEEPVMFLKPNTSLLPHRGTVEYPRGAKFMHYEVELGLVIGRNARRVRAGDAADYIGGYTIANDLVVRDYVSNYYRPPMRAKGWDTFGPLGPYLVTPDEVPDPYDLGLRAYVNGELRQEGSTRDMILKGPELIEFMSRFMTLEAGDVILTGTPKGVSHVHPGDVMRLEIDGLGALENDVRLEDESAEPLVAEEGVRQ
- the hpaD gene encoding 3,4-dihydroxyphenylacetate 2,3-dioxygenase, coding for MQPNIVRIAHGVFYVTDLERSRRFYVDLLGLNVLHETGGALYLRANEDREWTLKLELAPEAGVKHLAYRVGTPADLDALAELLDSQGLPHRWETEVDRPRLLRFQDPHGVPVAFYAESVKHRWLLQDYHLHRGAGLQRIDHINVMTPDVEGVMRWYMDHLGFRLSEYTEDEHGRVWAAWIQRRGSVHDLALTNGAGPRLHHFAYWMPDMQSIIRTCDILAGARMPDHIERGPGRHGVSNAFFLYIRDPDGHRIELYTSDYVTVDPDFEPIRWSLDDPRRQTLWGARTPRSWFEEGSLLEAFGGGWVTPQEGELRGLPVHVI
- the hpaB gene encoding 4-hydroxyphenylacetate 3-monooxygenase, oxygenase component, producing MTARTGQQFLDRLRQNPPNLYVDGARVEDPTTHPATRNIAHSLAELYDLQHDPRLRDVLTYEEKGGRYATSFMVPRTKDDLRKIGEAHRLRANFSLGTLGRAPDYMNTNVMAAGMASDYFDLCESSGAPGSGRNFSENMRRYYEYVRENDLCLTHALTNPQVNRSKQASELPDPYIAMGIVEETEAGVIVRGARMLATLPIADEILIFPSTVIKENGDKSRYAMGFGLPTNAPGLYFQCREPFDLGRDVEDHPLSSRFDEQDAFVIFDDVLVPWERVFLMYDMTLANQAYSKTDAVLHMAYQVVNQKVSKTEAFLGIAQSIVETVGSGQFQHVQQKVSEIIVTLEIMRALQVAAVEGAELNRYGVMTPARGPLDAARNYYPAIYPRLNEIIQLLGASGIIMMPGKADREGPLGHFIEKHLQATNASAGDRLRLFRLAWDLTLSSFGARQNLYEKHFFGDPIRMSSALYEVYDKGPYVERIRQFLHQRQAVAAD
- a CDS encoding endonuclease domain-containing protein; translated protein: MDRFSRRDGRERARDLRVRGTPQEVLLWQHLRAGRMLGVKFKRQQPLGFYIVDFVALERGLVVELDGGHHAGSEYDAVRDAELRARGFTVLRFWNNEVTDNLEGVLARIVEALG
- the hpaE gene encoding 5-carboxymethyl-2-hydroxymuconate semialdehyde dehydrogenase, which gives rise to MTLSPPAPTHETLRQRLRQHPLRHFIGGGWVDAASGETFEVHTPTDNSRLTRAASGDATDVDRAAQAAWDAFPAWRALSGKARRKLLYRVAALIEDRAEEIALLESLDTGQPIRFMKAAATRAAENFRFFADRAEAAQDGQSLPAEGFLNYTLRQPVGPVGVITPWNTPFMLSTWKIAPALAAGCTVVHKPAEWSPVTATLLAEIMHEAGIPGGVVNLVHGLGETAGRALTEHPHIKAIAFIGESSTGSLIQRQSADTLKRVHLELGGKNPVVVFADADLDRALDAVIFMLYSLNGQRCTSSSRLLVERSVHDGFVAKLAERVANIRVGDPLDPATEVGPLVHPRQFEKVCSYFDIARQDGATVAVGGERIGTTGNYVRPTLITNARSGMRVAQEEIFGPVLTVIPFDTEEEALYVANDVKYGLAAYLWTNDLTRAHTFAGGLDVGMIWINSENVRHLPTPFGGMKASGIGRDGGDYSFDFYMETKNVAVNLSGHRAARLGVGEGQPGRDGADKGLAE